The region ATCGCCCGGGCGTTGGTGACGGAGCCCTCCTTGCTGTTGGCGGACGAGCCCACGGGCAACCTGGACTCTGCCCGCAGTGAGGAAATCATGCGCCTCTTGGTGCAGCTGAACCAGGAGCAAGGGCTCACCATCGTGATGGTCACGCATGAGCCGGACCTGGCGGAGTTCGGAACCCGAGTCGTCGTGTTTCGCGATGGCCGAGTGATCGACGATCGCCCGACACGGAGGCCTGCCTGATGCTCCTGTCCACCTTGGTGATGGCCCTGCGAGAGATCCGCAGGAACACCATGCGGTCCGTGCTCACGATGTTAGGCATCGTGATCGGCGTCGCCGCGGTCATCGTGATGGTGATCATCGGCGATGGCGCCACGCAGAACGTCACCAACCAGATCTCCGCCCTGGGCGAGAACATGTTGATCGTTTCCCCGGGTGCGGATCGCCATCGCGGTGGCGGCGGCCCCGGCGTGGCCTCTTCTTTCGAGGAGTCGGACGTCAAGGCCATCGAGACGCAGGTCTCCGGCATTCGCGCGATGGCGCCCACGTCGCAGAAGTCCGTGATCGCCGTCTTCGGCAACACCAACGCTCGCACCACCGTCATCGGCTCCACCGAGAAGTACTTCGACGTCCGCAGCTACACCCTGGATCAGGGGCGAATGCTGGATCATGCGGACATCACGGGCGCGCGTTCCGCCTGCGTGGTCGGCGCCACGGTCAGGAAGAACCTGTATGGCAACGAGAACCCCGTGGGGACTCAGCTCCGGCTGGGCAAGATCACCTGCGAGGTGGTGGGCCTGTTGGCGGCCAAGGGCACCAGCGGCATGGGCATGGACCAAGACGACTTGGTGGTGATGCCCTTGAAGGCATTTCAGCGACGCCTGGCCGGCAGCCGCGACATCAGCAGCATCTACGTGTCCGTGGACAAGGACCGCCCCACCAGTCTGGTCAAGCAACGCATCGAGTCCCTGCTGCGGGAACGACGGCACGTGGAGCTCGGCAGCGACGACGACTTCAACGTGCGCGACATGGCCGAGATCGCCCAGGCCGTCACCGCCACCACCGGCGCCATGACGGCGCTGCTCGGTGCCATTGCCGCGGTGAGCCTGCTCGTCGGTGGCATCGGCATCATGAACATCATGCTGGTGTCGGTCACGGAGCGGACCCGAGAGATCGGCATTCGCCTGGCCATCGGTGCCTTGGGCAGCGAGGTGTTGCTGCAGTTCCTGATCGAAGCCGTCGTGCTCTCCACCCTGGGCGGTCTCATCGGCATCGGAATTGGCCTCGGAGGTGGCTTCGCCGCGACCAACGCCATGGGCATGCCGTATGTCGTCACCCCTGGCATCGTCATCCTCGCGTTCGCATTCTCCGCGTTCGTCGGTATCGCATTCGGATTCTTGCCTGCGCGCAAAGCCGCGCGGCTCAGCCCCATCGAGGCCCTTCGTCATGAGTAGTCGTCGTCCCCTTCGCTGGCTCGTCGTCAGCAGCCTGTTCGTGGCCACCCCCGCGCTGGCTCAAACCGGATCCATCGGCGAGCAACGCGCCATCGAGATGGCCATGACGG is a window of Polyangiaceae bacterium DNA encoding:
- a CDS encoding ABC transporter permease, producing the protein MLLSTLVMALREIRRNTMRSVLTMLGIVIGVAAVIVMVIIGDGATQNVTNQISALGENMLIVSPGADRHRGGGGPGVASSFEESDVKAIETQVSGIRAMAPTSQKSVIAVFGNTNARTTVIGSTEKYFDVRSYTLDQGRMLDHADITGARSACVVGATVRKNLYGNENPVGTQLRLGKITCEVVGLLAAKGTSGMGMDQDDLVVMPLKAFQRRLAGSRDISSIYVSVDKDRPTSLVKQRIESLLRERRHVELGSDDDFNVRDMAEIAQAVTATTGAMTALLGAIAAVSLLVGGIGIMNIMLVSVTERTREIGIRLAIGALGSEVLLQFLIEAVVLSTLGGLIGIGIGLGGGFAATNAMGMPYVVTPGIVILAFAFSAFVGIAFGFLPARKAARLSPIEALRHE